The segment GACAAATCCCAGACTCTGCATTTATTGATGGAATTGAACATTTGATTAAGCAGGAAATTATCGTTGTTCCTATAAGTGAAACACAGTCAGAAGATGAATCAAATATTCCAGAATGGATTAAGACTAATGCTGAATGGTGGGCAAGTGGACAAATTGATGATAAAACATTTGCAACAGGAATTGAATTTTTGATAAAAATTGGTCTTATTGTTGTCTAAGTTTTTTATTTATTGCAATAATTGCTGCAGCTGGTGCTACAAAGTACATTCCAATGTTTAGAAGAATAATTCCAATACCATAACCTAACATTTCTTCTTCAGTATCAACTTGTACATAGTTGAGTAGTGTTAGTGATGTTAGCATTGGTGTTAGTGTTACCTTGACTGCTTCTTTGAAGACTGGATTTTCTCTTTCATAGTCTGCTACATATGGCGAGAATGAATAGTAAAATTGGTTGAATCCTGTCATGAATGTTGCACCTGATTGTGTGTTCATTACAGTGTTATCTCTAATCTCTCTCAAGAATTGAACTTGTGGTGCCATTTCAGAACCGAATGCTGCAGTTGCAATTAGACAACCCCCACCTTCTTCTTCAGTTTGTAATGTTCCTGCATATCCACCTGAACCATCAGGATCGTTTTTTAAATCAGGATTAGTTAAATCTGCTTCATCACCAACAGGAACTTTTGCAAAGTCAATATTTGAAAATTCAATTGAATTAACAATATCATCGAAATAATCGGATTGTCTATCATGACTTTCTAAATTATTTGTATATTGGACAGTGTAAAACATATCATCTACTTTTATCAAAAGAGTTGAAAACCCAATGTTCATTTCTATCCCTTCTCTATTTTCAAAATGACCAATTGCTTTTAGTAGATATGCATCATTTCCTTTAATTTGAGTACCCGTTTCACTGACAATTGATAGTGCGCCTGTTTCAATCATAGGAGTAACTTGTTGTCTCAGTCCATTGATTGCTTCTTCAATTGTAACATCTTGACGAGTAATGGCAAAAGATACCGCAGGAGCTGATGTAGATGTTTTTGATCCTACGACAACAATATCAGGACTACTACCAGATGGCGGTGGTGTTTGAACTATCCAACCTGCAGGAGAAGTAAAAGATATTCCAAATT is part of the Candidatus Nitrosopelagicus brevis genome and harbors:
- a CDS encoding peptidylprolyl isomerase, whose amino-acid sequence is MNKKFFFLPLILLIIVTTPQAFGEYEDTIVVLETDSGRLIIEFFPQFAPNHVENFVTLSEDGFYTGTIFHRIIEGFMIQGGDPKSADSSVSMSEWGTGDPGYSIDAEFNSIEHKRGIVSMARSSDPNSGGSQFFIVHKDSNFLDGQYTVFGRILTNESFETLDRIATMNTAPNDQPMDAWRAIIKNVQVIDRSELSNLPEYVTPVTTDEGNALIAPTTSQPNSFPEFGISFTSPAGWIVQTPPPSGSSPDIVVVGSKTSTSAPAVSFAITRQDVTIEEAINGLRQQVTPMIETGALSIVSETGTQIKGNDAYLLKAIGHFENREGIEMNIGFSTLLIKVDDMFYTVQYTNNLESHDRQSDYFDDIVNSIEFSNIDFAKVPVGDEADLTNPDLKNDPDGSGGYAGTLQTEEEGGGCLIATAAFGSEMAPQVQFLREIRDNTVMNTQSGATFMTGFNQFYYSFSPYVADYERENPVFKEAVKVTLTPMLTSLTLLNYVQVDTEEEMLGYGIGIILLNIGMYFVAPAAAIIAINKKLRQQ